Sequence from the Candidatus Eisenbacteria bacterium genome:
GGGCATCCTCCGGGAGGCGGCGGCGCTTCAGGGTCGCGGGCCGCGGAGGCGGTGCGACCGATGACGAATCGGGCCGCCCGGATCGGGGCGGCCCGCACAGCGTAGCGTGTGGGGGGGGACAAGAAAAGCGCCGCGACTCCCGGTCCGACGGCTCCCGGCACGGCGCTCCCGGGAGTGCAGCTCCGCCGGGCGCCTACTCCCAGGGCCTGAGGAGCATCTCCGGCACCACCGCGGCCGTCCTCGGCTCCTGGTACTCGGTGCCGGAGAGGTAGAACGGCACCCACACCAGCCGGGCGCTGGACGGCGTGAATGAGCCACCCTTCAGATAGGCGGCCTGCAGCTTCGGGTTCACCGCCAGCGCCTGGAGCAGGCACAGGTCCGCGAGCCCGGCGGCCTGCTCGCGGCCCAGCCGGCAGGTCCCGGGGGCCTCGCGCGTGGAGGGCTCCCAGCGCGGGTCGGCCAGGGTGAACCGGACCGCCAGCTCGTGCAGCTTCTCGGCGTGCCGCGCGTCGAACGCCGGGAACAGGACGCGGAAACCGTCGCGGGGCACTTCGGGGAGTCCCGACGGGGACCCCGACGAGGCGCTCGACGCGTCGCCGCGACCCGCGCCCTCGAACTCGACGGCATCACCCCGGTCACGCCCCCCCCCGCCGGGGCCCTCATAGGCGAGCCGGCGCAGCTGCCCGGCGTCGCGCAGCCGGCCCACGCCCGGGAGGGTGAGCTCTCCGGTGAACGTCCAGAACGGCAGCAGCCGCGCGCCTGCGGCACCCGGGTCCTCCACGCACTCATCCACTTTCTCCAGCCGCTCGTCGCCCACTTCCCAGCCGCGGTGGCAGTTGGGACAACGGCCGACCTCGTCCAGCTCGCGGAAATCGAGCGCGAAGGTGCAGTCGGGACAGGCCAGGGGCAGGAACGACAGCCCGCTCTCGTCCGGGAGCCACGGCTCGCCGGTCGCGGGCAACAGCTCTTCGGGGTGGTCGGCGGTCACGCCGCCGCCCACCGCGTCCACGATCACCCCCTGCCACGCCTCGTCCCGGAAGCGGTGCCGCACCACGTAGAAGGGGAAGAACACCAGGGTGAGAGTGAGCTGCACCGGGAACAGCCGCCCCGATTCCACGGTGAACTCCACGGGCGGGCGCAGCAGGGCGTCCACCCGGGCCAGGCCCTCCTCGCGGGCCTTCGTCCCGCAGGCTTCCGGCTTGAGCCACCGGGCGCCGTCCGGCAGGCGCGCCGGATCGAAGGCCTTCACCTCCAGCATCGCCGGGCGCGTGGAAAGCCCCCACACGCCGGTGTCCGCGGAGCACGCCGGGAAGGTGTGGTCGAAGTCGCGCGCCAGCACCTCGGTGTGGGTGCTCTGCAGCATCGCCCCGCCGCCGGCGGCGTCGCGCACCAGCGACGAGCCACGGGTCCACTTGAACAGCCGCGCGCGCACCCGCCAGTAGGGCGCGTACACCAGATCCGGGTCGAGCAGCCGGGTGGCCCGGACCTCGCCCTCGCGCAAGTGGCGTTTGGCGGCCAGGAGCGCGTCCGCGGGCCGCACGCGGGGTTCGAGGAACGTGGTCAGGTAGGCACGCCGGCCGCGGAGGAAGTGGCGGCGACGGCAGAAGTCGCAGCTCACGGTGCGCGCCGCGGGGTCCATCCGCACCGGCGCGCCGCAGCCGGGGCACGGCACCTCCACCGTGAGGCACGCGCGCGCGCGATCCGGGCCCGCCGGCGCCTCAGGCCAGCTTTTCACCGCACTGCCCGCAGAACTTCGTGCCCGGCACCCGCGGCGCGCCGCACTTCGGGCACGCGGCCGCCGGACCCAGGGTGGTGCCGCACTGCGGACAGAACTTCGAGCCCTGCGGCAGGGCCGCGGCGCAGGCGCCGCACACCGCGGAGAGCGCCACGCCGGTCGCCGGCTGCGGCGAGTGCATGCCCTGGGCGATCATGGACGGCAGGGCGGCGCCGACGCCGGCCCCCACTCCCACGCCCATGCCCGCCTGCGCGGCCGTCGCCCCGATCCCGCCGCCCTGCCCCGAGCCACCGAGCGCCTTGGCGGCGTTGTACTTCAGGAAGTTGTCCAGGTTGCCGACCGCGCCCAGGCCGCTGCGCTCGTCGATCATTTTCTGGACCTCGTCGGGCGGCGTGATGGCGTTGACGAAGAAGTCCACCAGCTCGATGCCGTACTTCGCGAAGTCCTCGTGCACCGCGTTCTTCACCTTGGCGGCCAGCTCCTCGTAGCCCGCGGGCAGGTCCAGGATACTGGTGAACGTCTCGCCGAGCAGGTCGTTGAGGCGCGACACGATCACGTCGCACAGGTAGTCGCCGACTTCGGCCGAGCCCATGGAGCCGCGCACTCCCATCAGGGTGTTCACGAACTTCACCGGGTCGCCCACGCGGAGCGTGTACACCCCGAAGCCGCGCAGGCGCACCAGCCCCAGGTCGCGGTCCCGGAACGCCACCGGGTTCTTGGTGCCCCAGCGCAGGTCGGTGACCACGCGCTGGCTCACGAAGTACATGGCGGTCCGGAACGGGTTCTTGAATCCGAACGGCAGCGACAGGACCTTGGTGATGATGGGCAGGTTCTGCGTGCTCAGGACGTGGCGGCCGGCGCGGAGCGCGTCCAGCGCCTTGCCGTCGCGGAAGAACACCGCCTGCTGCGACTCCTGCACCACGCACACCGCGCCCATCTTGATCTCGGCCGAGCCCTCGGCGGGGTAGCGCCGGACGATCTCACCGGGCAGCGGGTCGTTCCACTCGAGTACTTCCAGGAATTCCGACACGAATCACCTCCAGGGTCGCGGGATGCGGGCGCGGGCAGCCCGCCCGGCCGGGACCGCCGCGGCCCGCGGGGCGCGCGGCGGCGCTGTGCGAAACGGGTCTAGCGGAGCAGGTCGGCGCGTCGCTCCAGGGTGGAGCGAAGAGAGTCCACGCGCGGGCGGAGAGCCTGCAGCACCAGCATGAAGCGCCCGGGCTCGGCCACCGAGTCCTCGAGACCCGACACGCGGGCCTCCACCTCGAGCAGCCCGCGCAGCAGGTCCAGGTCGAGGGCGAGCAGCTGGCCCAGCTCCTCCTGCTTCACCTGTTTGCGGTCGAACAGGCTGCCGTAGCCGCCGGGGGCCAGCGCGGTGGCGTCCGCCAGCGTGCGCAGCTCCACCGACAACCAGTCCGTGGCCTTCAGCAATTCGTCGGGACCGTGCCTAAGGTGCTCGGCGGACAGCCGGCGCAGGACGTCGGCGCTCTTGCGCATGCCGGCGGACGCATGGTCGCGCACCGCGCGGTCGTCCTCGCGCAGCAGCTCGCGTTCCTTGTAGCCGCGGTACCCGGGCAGCAGCGAGGCCCACGCGGGCACGTCCTCGGGGATCGAACTCAGGCGTTTGGGGGAAGACATTGGGGGCACTCCCGGAAATGGCCCACGGCCGGAATCCCTGCCCGGTCGCGGGGCGGCCGGACGCTTCACCCGATCCTTATCGGCGTGCGGCAGGCGGGACTTTGGCGGGCGAATGAGCGGATTGCGGCGCAATGGCGGGGCTCCGGGGGGCCGGAGCGGTGCGGCACGCGGCGCATGCCCGCCTCCCGCGCGCCGGGCGTGCGAAGGGGGCGTCCCCCGCGGGAACGCCCCCTGGATTCGCTGCCGGACGCCGGTCCTCTCGGAACCTGCGCCGGGCGGAGCCGGCCTACTTGCCGCCGTTCTTGATGTACTCGATCAGCGCGTTGGCCTCTTCCTCGGTCACGCCGCCGGGCACCACCATCGGCACGTTGTTCGACTCGGCCATCAACTGCTTGGTGACCGGGTCGTTGGCGATCATCACCGCGGTGTGCATCAGCTGCGCCTTGATCCACTCGGCGCTGCGCTGCCCGGCCACCGGGGCCAGGTCCGGACCGATCTTCTTGGAGCCGAAGGCGTGACAGGCGACGCAGGTCTTGGAGACGAACAGTGCCTTGCCCTTCTCTGCGAGCGCCTTGTCCACCGGGGTGCCCGAAGCGGGCGGGCCGGCGTCCAGCGCCGCGTAGTCGTTGTTCGGCGGGGTCCAGGTGTCGCCGCCCGGAGCCGCAGGGGCGGCTTCGGGGGTGGCGCCCGGGGCGGCCTCGGTGGCGGCGCCGCCGGTGGCCGCCGGCTCGGTCTTCTGGCCGCAGCCGGCCAGGGACAGCACGCCCAGCACGATCAGCGCCAGGGCCGCGATGCGAACGATACGGAACATCGGGTGATTCCTCCTTGTGGTGTCTAGAGCCCGAGCTCGGCGATGGTCTTCTTGACCGCGTCGCCGCTCTTCTGCAGCAGTCCCATCTCCTCGGCCGAGAGCTTGAGCGGAATGATCTGCTCCACACCCTTCGCGCCGAGCACGATCGGCACTCCGATGAACAGGTCCTTCATCCCGTACTCGCCCTCGAGGGCCACCGAGGCCGGCAGGAGCCGCCTGCGGCCGGTGATGATCGCATGCGCCATCAGGGCGGCGGACGCGCCCGGCGCGTAGAACGCGCTGCCGGTCTTGAGCAGGGCCACGATCTCGGCGCCGCCGCCGGCGGTGCGCTTCGAGAGGGCCGCGATCTTCTCCGGCGAGATCAGTTCGGTGATGGAGATGCCGCCCACCGTGGTGTAGCGCGGCAGGGGCACCATGGAGTCGCCGTGTCCGCCCAGCACCATGGCGTGGACGTCCTCGGGCGACACGCCCAGTTCCAGGGCCACGAAGGCGCGCAGGCGGGCCGAGTCCAGCACGCCGGCCATGCCCGTGACGCGGTTCTTCGGGAAGCCGGTGACCTTCCAGGTGAGGTAGGCCATCACGTCGAGCGGGTTGGTGACCAGGATCACGTGGGCGTTCGGGGCGTGCTTCCGGATCGCCTCGGCGGCGCTCCGGGCGATGTCCGCGTTCACCTTGAGGAGATCCTCGCGGCTCATGCCCGGCTTGCGGGCCACGCCGGCGGTGACCACCACCACGTCCGAACCCTCGATCGCGGCCATCTCGTGGCTCCCGGTCAGGAGCGCGTTGAAGCCCTGCACCGGGGCGCTCTGGAGCAGGTCCAGCGCCTTGCCCGCGGCCAGCCCTTCCACGACGTCCACCAACACCACGTCCGCGATGCCCATCTGTGCCACGTACAGACCACAGGACGCGCCGACGTTACCGCCGCCGCCGATGATGCTCACCTTCCTGGCCACGATGCTGCCCTCCTCCCCGGGTTACCCGCCCGGCCGGGGCCGCGCCCCGGCGGGCTTGCTACGGATTTCACACAGCGGGACGCCATCCACCGCAAAAAGAGAGGCGGGACCGCCCCGCCTCGGTGCTGCCTTGTGCTGGCGCTGCCTCACCCTGCCGCGGAGCGCCCGGTCAGTTCTCTTCGGCGACCACGGAGATGCGCTTGCGCGCGGTCCGGGCCACCTTCTCGAACACGACCTTGCCATTGACCAGGGCGAACAGCGTGTCGTCCTTGCCGATGCCGACGTTGCGGCCGGGCCGGAACACCGTGCCACGCTGCCGCACCAGGATGTTCCCGGCGAGCACCGCCTCGCCGCCGAAGCGCTTCACACCCAGCCGCTGGGCGTTGGACTCGCGACCGTTCTTGGAGCTGGACTGCCCTTTTTTGTGAGCCACTCTACTTCACCGTCCTCGGAACCGCCGCGCGGATAAGGAACCGCTACGCGGAAATGCGGGTGATCTTCAGCACCGTCTCGTCCTGGCGGTGCCCCTTCGTCCGATGGTAGTCCCGCTTGCGCTTGAACTTGCCGATCGTGACCTTCTTGCCCTTGCGGTGCTCCAGGACCTCGGCTTCCACCGAGGCGCCGGCCACCTGGGGGCGCCCAACCTTGACCGCCGCGCCTTCCCCCACCAGCTTCACCTGGTCGAAGCTGATCTTCGAACCGGGCGTGCCGACGTGGAGCAGCACCACGATGCGCTCGTTCTCGTGCACCGGGTACTGGAGCCCGCCGATCTCAACGACTGCAAACGACATGAAATCCTCCTCGAACCTGCGACGCTTTTTGGCACAAACGTAGAATTTATAGCAGATTGCGGGCCCGGGCGTCAACCTATCCACACTCCTGCAATCATAAATCGTTATTTTTCAGGACCTTGGAGGCACGTCGCCCGACGAGGCGCGCCCCGTCCTACTGCTCGAACTGCCGCGTGATGTCCGTGCCCGACTTGGCCTGGAGAATGCGGATATCCTCGCGCTTGAGCTGCGGGTCGTCCTTGAAGTCGATGCGCAGCTTGTACTGCTTCTCCAGGGCCTCCACGCGGTGGTTGTTCTCCTCCAGCACGTACACCGCCGCCTCGGGGTGGAGTTTCACCTGGATGGTGCGCTCCCGGCTGCCCAGCCCCACGCGCCGCAGCAACCGCTCCAGCCGTCTCAGAATCGACTCCAGCGAGTACACCTTGCCGCTGCCGGCGCAGGTGGGGCAGTCCTCGGTGAAGTAATGGAACAGGCTGGGGCCCTGCCGCTGCCGGGTCATCTCCACCAGGCCCAGCGCGCTGACCTCGAAGGTCTTGGTGCGCGAGCGGTCGCCCTTGAGGTAGGTGCGCAGCTCGTCCAGCACCGCGCGCTTGTTGGCCTCGATCTCCATGTCGATGAAGTCGATGACGATGATCCCGCCCAGGTCGCGCAGGCGCAGCTGCCGGGCCACCTCGCGGGCGGCCTCCATGTTGGTCTTGAAGATGGTGTCTTCCTGGTTCTTGCGCCCGGTGAAGCGGCCGGTGTTGACGTCGATGGCCACCAGCGCCTCGGCCTGGTCGATGCTCAGGTAGCCGCCCTTCTTCAGCCACACCTTGCGCTGCATCAGCTTCTCGATCTCGCTCTCGATGCCGAAGTGGTCGAAGATGGGCTTGTTGCCCTTGAACAGCTTGACCCGCGAGCGGAGCTCGGGCGAGAAGGTCTTGAGGTAGTCCAGGATCTCGTCGTGGACGTCCTTGCTGTCCACGGTGACCTGGTTCACGTCCTCGGTGAACAGGTCGCGGATCAGGCCGATGCTCATGTCCATCTCGCGGTTCACCACCGCGGGCGCCTTGGCCACCAGCGCCTTCTTCTCGATCTTGGCCCACAGCTTGACCAGGTTCTTCACGTCGGCGGTGAAGTCCCGCTTGGTCTTGCCCTCCCCCGCGGTGCGCACGATCAGGCCCGCGTTGTCCGGCTTGATCTCGGCGATGATCTGCTTGAGCCGGGTGCGCTCCTCGCGACCTTCGATCTTGCGGGAGACTCCGACGTGGTCCAGCCCGGGCATGAACACCACGAACCGGCCGGGCAGCGAGATCTGCTGCGTCACCCGGGCGCCCTTGGTGCTGATGGGCTCCTTGGTGACCTGCACCAGGATCTCCTCGCCCTTCTCGAGGAACTCCTCGATCTTGAGCTGCGAGGTCTTCTTCTTGCCCCGGCGCCGGTGCTCCTCGAGATCGCTCAGGTCGTCGATGTCCTTCAGCGACTCCGCGAGGTCGGAGACGTGCAGGAAGGCGGTCTTGGGCAGGCCCAGGTCCACGAAGGCGGCCTGCATGCCGGGAAGCACGGCGTTGACCTTGCCCTTGAAGATGACGCACACCATATGAGGCCGGTCGGCGCGCTCCACCAGGATCTCGNNGACTCGTGCGGGTCGGCGTTGATGACGATTTCCTTGAACATGTCAGGACCAGTCCGTGGCTGCGGCCAGGGCGCCCGGGTGGGACACGATGGCCATGAGCGGCGTCAGACGCCGCGTGCCGCTGGTCACCCACAACCCGGTGCGCTCCACGCGCACCAGCCGGGGGTCCAGCTCGCTCAGGCCGGTCAGGCGGGCGACGAACATCTCGGGACGCATCCCGCCGTTGACCGGGGTATCGAATCGAATCTCGGGCACGCCGGCGCGGCACTCGGCCGCCGCGCCGCGCGCGATTCCTCGGGCGTCCGCCGTGCGGGCGTCCGGGCCGGGCTTCACCGGCCAGGCGACGGGCTGCGCCGCGCGGCGCAGCTCCTCCAGGGCGCGGCCCCACCGCTCGGCGCAGGCGCCGGCGTCGAGGCCAAGGGACTTCAGCACGGGCGCGCTCATCCACGCCCTCCACGAGGCGGTGTCCAGGGCGGCGGACAGCGAGGCCGGCTTGCCGGAGAGCACCACCGCTTCGTGCGCCTCCAGCCCGCGGTTCATGCACGCGTTCAGCTCCGCCAGGAACCCCTCGTCCACCGAGCGCGAGAATTCCAGGTCCAGGTACTCGGCACGGCTGGTGAATCCCAGCGGCAGCGGCGGCCCGGAGGCCATCTTCGCGTGCGGCACCTGCCCCTGAGAGTAGGCCAGCGGCAGGCCCGCGCGCCGCACCGCGCGCTCCAGCGCGCGCATCACTTCCAGGTGCGAGGTGAACCGGACCTCCTCGCCCTTCACATACTCGATGCGGAAGCGCAATCCGCGCTGCCACGCGGCCGCCGACGCGGGCGCCTTCCTGCGCTTGCGCCCGAACAGGCGCGGGTCCGGGCCGGGCGTGGCGGATTCCCCGGATACCGGCTCCGCGGCCGTGCCGTTCGAAGTGCCCGCGACTCCCGCGGCCGGTCCATTCGAGGCCGGGGACGCGAGACCGCCGGCCGCGGCATCGCCCTCCGCGGCCAGGCCCGCGCCCGTGGGCTCGGGCTCGCGGAACATCGCCCAGGGCAGCGGCTCATCCGGGGCGAAGGCGGCACGCAGTTCCTGCCCGTCCAGCCCGCACGCCGCGAGCGCCTGGAGCCACAGGTCCGCCGCCACGGGCTCGTCCAGGGTGGCCGGCAGGCATCCCAGTCTCCAGGCCTGCAGCACCGCCTCGCCGACGCGCCGGTCCCCTCGGGCCACCAGCCCGCCGATCCAGGCGCGCTCGGCCGCGCCGCGGCGCACGTACAGCCGCCCCCGCGCGATGCGCCGCTTGAGCAGCGCGAGCCGGGCGCGCATGTCGTCCAGGTCCGCGAGGGCCTCGCGCTCGAAGCGCGTGTGCGGCCGCGGCAGGAATACGTCCGCGCTGGCGGAGACCTGGAACGCTCCGGCGAACGCGCCCGTCTTCCCCGCGGCCTCCGGCAGGTCGCGCACCGCCGCCTGCGCGCGCTTCAGCAGGGCGGGCACGGCCTCCACGTCCTCCGGGGTCTCGCCGGGCAGCGCCACGGTGAACCCCAGCCGGGCCGAATGCCAGCCCTGGCGCTGGGACTCGCGCACGCCGGCCAGCAGATGTTCCTCGTCCGGGGTCAGCCCCAGCGCCCCGCGCAGGCGCACGCCGGCGGCCAGCACCGCGAACGAGAGCGGCCCGCGCCGCAGTCGCACCAGGCGCTCGGCGGTGGGACGCACCAGCTCGTCCCCGCCGACGGATGCCAGGGCGATGCCCAGCTGACGGCCCAGCAGCACCTGGTCGGCCCGCTCGAGCAACGTCAGCAACTCCACCCCGTGCGCGCCGGGCGGCAGCTGCAGCAGCGCTTCCTCCCAGCCGGTGGCGTCGAGGCCGCGCGCCAGCTCGGCCACCACGTCCCCCACCGGGCGCACCGCGGGGTCGCGGTGCGGGAAGCCCGAGCGGCACGCCGGGCAGCCGGTGGAACAGCCCCGCGCCACTTCCACGCACAGGCGGTCGGAGGCGATCTCCGAGAGCGGCTGAAGGAACGGCGCGGAATCGGCGTCCGGCTGGCCCTGCGGCAGGGCGAACAGCGGGGCGATCGAGGGGGGGGCGCCGGATCCTTCCAGCGGCCGCGGGAGCAACCTCCCGCGCGAACCCACCGCCGTTCCGTACAGCGAGGGCACATAGACGCCCGAAATCGCGGCCGCCTGCCGCAGCGCCTGCGCGCGCGGCAGCGCGCCGTCGCGGCGACGGAGCGCCAGGCCCACCAGGTCGTCGAGCGCGGTCTCGAGGTCGCCCACCACCACCAGGTCCGCGAAGCCGGCGAACGGCTCGGGATTGAACATCACCGGCCCGCCCAGCACCACCAGCGGGCCGTCCTCCCCGCGCTCGCGGGCCAGGACCGGCAGACGCAGCAGGTCCAGCAGCTCCGGCACGCCCGTGGCCAGCTCTTCGCGCGCAACGGGCACCACCACGAGATCGAACCCGGAGGCGGGCGTGCGGCTCCCCAGCGCGGGCAGCGGCAGGCCGTGGGCGCGCAATTCGGTGGCGAAGTCGGGTGCGGGAGTGAAACAGAGATCGGCGGCGGCGGCCTCGAGGCGGTTCACGCGGTGCAGCAGGCCCGCCACGGAGGGCTCCATGGCGCGCTCCAGCGCGTCGGGAAACGCCAGCAGCACACCGATGCGCCCCTCCCGGGGCCTGGACTCGAGGTTGTGGATATTGCCGAGATAACGATTGGGCTTTTCGACCCGCGGGAGGATCCGATCCTCCAGCTGGTCCAGCGTCACGCGCATGTTGGATCCTTACAATATCGGGAACCGGTGCAGGGCCCGGGAGCCTGTCCCGGGCGCAGCGGCGGAATCGGCAAAGTCAGGGCTCGCCGGCCGCACATCCGCCCGCCCTTGAGGGGCCGCGGGTGCGGCCGGGCGGGCAAACTGAGCCAACAAAGCAGGATAGCATTGGTGGGGACTCGCATACAAGGAGGGGAAATTGGGGGGATTCCAGGCCGGCGGGCCCGCGCCGGCCTCACTCGCAGCCGCCGGCCCCCCCGACCCTGGCCCGGTCCATGAACAGCCAGCCCGGCCGGCCGCGGCGATCCACGATCCGGGCCCACCAGTTCGACTCGGGCGCCCGCAGCAGCTCGCAGGGCAGCTCCGGGCCACCCTCGTCGTCCCAGAACTGGTCCAGGGTGTGGATATACCCCCGGTGCCACACCTCCCAGACTGCATCCCCCTGGTAGTCGAGCACGAAGAGCGACTCGCCCTCGGTGGTCTCGAAGGGCAGAAACTGCCCCGCCGGCGTGGCCCTCGTCATGCGCACGATTCCCGCGCGCAGCACGTGGACGTTCCCGGTGACCGCGGTGAAGCGCTCGCCGTCGCGCAATCGGTACGCGACCCGCGTGGTGTCCCCCTCGCGCCGGTAGACCGTCAGCGGTCCCTCCGCCCACCAGCGACCGTATCCGCAGCATTCGAAAGGACAGGCTCCCCGCTCGATGAACTCGCGATCCGGGTCGAGGTGCGCCGGCCCATGGCGGCGGGGCGCGCCGTCCACCGCCGCCAGCCCGGAATCCGCGATGAGGACCGCAGAGCACACCAGCAACGCGGCCACCGACGTGAAGACGAGCGCCGGGGGCCGTCCCCGCGCATCACGCCTCCCACCTGTCCCGAGGGAGTGTCGTCCTCCGGACGCCAGATTCAACTCGAGCCCCTCCCGCGGGAATTCTTGCGCACCGGCGGGCGCGAGGCCAGCCCCGGGCCGGCGACCATCCCCCCCGGCCCCCGCGCCAGTGCCGCCCGCAGGAACGGCGCGGTGCGCGAATCGGCGCTCTGCGCCACCTCCTCGGGCGCGCCCTGCGCCACCACCCGGCCGCCGCCATCGCCCCCCTCGGGGCCCAGGTCCAGGACCCAGTCGGCGTGCGCCAGCACCTCCGGGTGGTGCTCGATCACCACCACCGTGTGCCCCCGGTCCACCAGCTTGTCCAGCACCTCCAGCAGCACCCGAACATCGGCCGGGTGCAGCCCGGTGGTGGGCTCGTCCATCAGGTACAGGGTGGTCTCGACGCCGCCCTGCGACAGCTCGCGCGCCACCTTGAGCCGCTGAGCCTCGCCTCCGGACAGCGTGGGCGCGGCCTGTCCCAAC
This genomic interval carries:
- the rplU gene encoding 50S ribosomal protein L21, which translates into the protein MSFAVVEIGGLQYPVHENERIVVLLHVGTPGSKISFDQVKLVGEGAAVKVGRPQVAGASVEAEVLEHRKGKKVTIGKFKRKRDYHRTKGHRQDETVLKITRISA
- the mdh gene encoding malate dehydrogenase yields the protein MARKVSIIGGGGNVGASCGLYVAQMGIADVVLVDVVEGLAAGKALDLLQSAPVQGFNALLTGSHEMAAIEGSDVVVVTAGVARKPGMSREDLLKVNADIARSAAEAIRKHAPNAHVILVTNPLDVMAYLTWKVTGFPKNRVTGMAGVLDSARLRAFVALELGVSPEDVHAMVLGGHGDSMVPLPRYTTVGGISITELISPEKIAALSKRTAGGGAEIVALLKTGSAFYAPGASAALMAHAIITGRRRLLPASVALEGEYGMKDLFIGVPIVLGAKGVEQIIPLKLSAEEMGLLQKSGDAVKKTIAELGL
- the rpmA gene encoding 50S ribosomal protein L27, yielding MAHKKGQSSSKNGRESNAQRLGVKRFGGEAVLAGNILVRQRGTVFRPGRNVGIGKDDTLFALVNGKVVFEKVARTARKRISVVAEEN
- a CDS encoding SPFH domain-containing protein, with protein sequence MSEFLEVLEWNDPLPGEIVRRYPAEGSAEIKMGAVCVVQESQQAVFFRDGKALDALRAGRHVLSTQNLPIITKVLSLPFGFKNPFRTAMYFVSQRVVTDLRWGTKNPVAFRDRDLGLVRLRGFGVYTLRVGDPVKFVNTLMGVRGSMGSAEVGDYLCDVIVSRLNDLLGETFTSILDLPAGYEELAAKVKNAVHEDFAKYGIELVDFFVNAITPPDEVQKMIDERSGLGAVGNLDNFLKYNAAKALGGSGQGGGIGATAAQAGMGVGVGAGVGAALPSMIAQGMHSPQPATGVALSAVCGACAAALPQGSKFCPQCGTTLGPAAACPKCGAPRVPGTKFCGQCGEKLA
- a CDS encoding Rne/Rng family ribonuclease, which codes for MERADRPHMVCVIFKGKVNAVLPGMQAAFVDLGLPKTAFLHVSDLAESLKDIDDLSDLEEHRRRGKKKTSQLKIEEFLEKGEEILVQVTKEPISTKGARVTQQISLPGRFVVFMPGLDHVGVSRKIEGREERTRLKQIIAEIKPDNAGLIVRTAGEGKTKRDFTADVKNLVKLWAKIEKKALVAKAPAVVNREMDMSIGLIRDLFTEDVNQVTVDSKDVHDEILDYLKTFSPELRSRVKLFKGNKPIFDHFGIESEIEKLMQRKVWLKKGGYLSIDQAEALVAIDVNTGRFTGRKNQEDTIFKTNMEAAREVARQLRLRDLGGIIVIDFIDMEIEANKRAVLDELRTYLKGDRSRTKTFEVSALGLVEMTRQRQGPSLFHYFTEDCPTCAGSGKVYSLESILRRLERLLRRVGLGSRERTIQVKLHPEAAVYVLEENNHRVEALEKQYKLRIDFKDDPQLKREDIRILQAKSGTDITRQFEQ
- a CDS encoding cytochrome c, whose amino-acid sequence is MFRIVRIAALALIVLGVLSLAGCGQKTEPAATGGAATEAAPGATPEAAPAAPGGDTWTPPNNDYAALDAGPPASGTPVDKALAEKGKALFVSKTCVACHAFGSKKIGPDLAPVAGQRSAEWIKAQLMHTAVMIANDPVTKQLMAESNNVPMVVPGGVTEEEANALIEYIKNGGK
- a CDS encoding DUF2344 domain-containing protein — translated: MRVTLDQLEDRILPRVEKPNRYLGNIHNLESRPREGRIGVLLAFPDALERAMEPSVAGLLHRVNRLEAAAADLCFTPAPDFATELRAHGLPLPALGSRTPASGFDLVVVPVAREELATGVPELLDLLRLPVLARERGEDGPLVVLGGPVMFNPEPFAGFADLVVVGDLETALDDLVGLALRRRDGALPRAQALRQAAAISGVYVPSLYGTAVGSRGRLLPRPLEGSGAPPSIAPLFALPQGQPDADSAPFLQPLSEIASDRLCVEVARGCSTGCPACRSGFPHRDPAVRPVGDVVAELARGLDATGWEEALLQLPPGAHGVELLTLLERADQVLLGRQLGIALASVGGDELVRPTAERLVRLRRGPLSFAVLAAGVRLRGALGLTPDEEHLLAGVRESQRQGWHSARLGFTVALPGETPEDVEAVPALLKRAQAAVRDLPEAAGKTGAFAGAFQVSASADVFLPRPHTRFEREALADLDDMRARLALLKRRIARGRLYVRRGAAERAWIGGLVARGDRRVGEAVLQAWRLGCLPATLDEPVAADLWLQALAACGLDGQELRAAFAPDEPLPWAMFREPEPTGAGLAAEGDAAAGGLASPASNGPAAGVAGTSNGTAAEPVSGESATPGPDPRLFGRKRRKAPASAAAWQRGLRFRIEYVKGEEVRFTSHLEVMRALERAVRRAGLPLAYSQGQVPHAKMASGPPLPLGFTSRAEYLDLEFSRSVDEGFLAELNACMNRGLEAHEAVVLSGKPASLSAALDTASWRAWMSAPVLKSLGLDAGACAERWGRALEELRRAAQPVAWPVKPGPDARTADARGIARGAAAECRAGVPEIRFDTPVNGGMRPEMFVARLTGLSELDPRLVRVERTGLWVTSGTRRLTPLMAIVSHPGALAAATDWS